Genomic segment of Candidatus Margulisiibacteriota bacterium:
GGAAAAACAAAAGGATTGAAGCGGAGTTTGAGAATTTCTTGTGCACAACAACTGTAATTCCTTTTGATGAAGATGCGGTAGTGTTTGCCGCGGACATTTACGCGGATTTACGCAAACGAGGCATTACTATCGGCGATGCGGATATTTTAATTGCTGCTATTGTGATCAGCAATAACGGAACACTTGTTTCGCGCAATTTAAAGCATTACCAGTATATTAAAAACTTAAATTTATTGGATTGGTAAATAGGTAAATAATTGTAGTATCTGGGGGGATTTCGTGGGGAAACAATACGACTATCTGATCGTCGGTGCGGGGCTTTTTGGCGCGGTCTTTGCTTTTCGCGCCAGACAGGCCGGCAAAAAAGTTTTGGCTATCGACAAACGCCCGCGGCTTGGCGGGAATATTTACTGTGAAAATATTGCCGGTGTCAATGTTCACAAGTATGGCCCGCATATTTTTCATACCAGCAATAAAACGGTCTGGGATTTTGTGACCGCGCTGGTCGAGTTTAATAATTTTATCAATATGCCGCTGGCCAATTACCGCGGCAAACTGTACAACCTGCCTTTTAACATGAATACTTTTTACGCTCTATGGGGCGTGACTACGCCGCAGGAAGCCCGGCGGAAAATCGCAGCACAGCGTTTGGCGGCCGGTATTGCCGAACCGCAAAATTTGGAGGAACAGGCCATCGCGCTGGTCGGACAGGATCTTTACGAGATTTTGATCAAAGGCTATACCGAAAAACAATGGGGACGCCCGTGCGCGGAACTGCCGACTTTTATTATCAAACGCCTGCCGGTGCGTTTTACTTTTGACAATAATTATTTCAATGACCGCTATCAGGGCATTCCGGTCGGCGGGTACAATAAGTTGAGCGAAAGTTTATGGCA
This window contains:
- a CDS encoding type II toxin-antitoxin system VapC family toxin, with translation MIFLDTNTVSYLFDGDTKIKRKLTEAIGSGAQICLTAINVYEVLKGLKYRKNKRIEAEFENFLCTTTVIPFDEDAVVFAADIYADLRKRGITIGDADILIAAIVISNNGTLVSRNLKHYQYIKNLNLLDW
- the glf gene encoding UDP-galactopyranose mutase — encoded protein: MGKQYDYLIVGAGLFGAVFAFRARQAGKKVLAIDKRPRLGGNIYCENIAGVNVHKYGPHIFHTSNKTVWDFVTALVEFNNFINMPLANYRGKLYNLPFNMNTFYALWGVTTPQEARRKIAAQRLAAGIAEPQNLEEQAIALVGQDLYEILIKGYTEKQWGRPCAELPTFIIKRLPVRFTFDNNYFNDRYQGIPVGGYNKLSESLWQGVETKTSCDFFTDRPYWESLADKIVYTGEIDRYYDHQFGRLEYRSLRWETETLDCANYQGSALVNYTDAAVPYTRIIEHKHFESGAQPQTVISKEYPVEWQEGAEPFYPINDAKNTALYNKYAELAQKEKNVIFGGRLAEYKYYDMDKVIERALESGVV